In Candidatus Promineifilum breve, one genomic interval encodes:
- a CDS encoding ABC transporter permease, whose protein sequence is MRLRRFFGRAANLVGLALVLFFVMLAALAPRLAPPEVPGSTWPFRNVVQSFSRQPLPPTPGIPLGTTPQILNLPQYGIAPGQDAAYQWDVYHTLIWGARSALRFGLLVTVATAAIGVLIGLISGYIGGWFGLIVMRITDAFLAFPVIAGIWVIQRAFFSNIYNPFLDPATLTGWETFLYNARIDPILITFILFLWMPYARLMNAQVRGAMSADYVLAARSMGARPWRIIWRHLLPNTIAPAIVLAARDVGGVVVLACAFIFIGFGGNVAWGTLLVSSREFVIGIGGNPFLYWWTFVPVSVALILFGVGWNLLGDGLNDALNPYER, encoded by the coding sequence ATGCGCCTGCGTCGCTTCTTCGGCCGCGCCGCCAATCTGGTTGGCCTGGCGCTGGTACTCTTCTTTGTCATGCTGGCGGCTCTTGCGCCGCGGCTGGCCCCGCCGGAAGTGCCGGGCAGCACCTGGCCGTTCCGAAATGTCGTCCAATCCTTCTCGCGCCAACCGCTGCCGCCCACCCCCGGCATCCCGCTGGGCACAACGCCACAGATACTGAACCTGCCGCAATACGGTATCGCGCCGGGGCAAGATGCCGCCTATCAATGGGATGTCTATCACACGCTCATCTGGGGCGCGCGGTCGGCGTTGCGCTTTGGCTTGCTGGTGACAGTGGCGACGGCGGCCATCGGCGTGCTGATTGGCCTGATCAGTGGCTACATTGGCGGCTGGTTTGGGCTGATCGTCATGCGTATCACCGACGCCTTCCTGGCCTTCCCGGTCATCGCCGGTATCTGGGTCATCCAGCGCGCCTTCTTCAGCAATATCTATAACCCGTTCCTTGACCCGGCCACGCTGACCGGCTGGGAGACGTTTCTCTACAACGCGCGGATCGACCCGATCCTGATCACGTTCATCCTTTTCCTGTGGATGCCCTACGCGCGGCTGATGAACGCGCAGGTGCGGGGGGCCATGTCGGCCGACTACGTGCTGGCGGCGCGGTCGATGGGCGCGCGTCCCTGGCGCATCATCTGGCGGCATTTGCTGCCCAACACCATCGCCCCGGCCATCGTCCTGGCCGCGCGCGATGTGGGCGGCGTGGTGGTGCTGGCCTGCGCCTTTATCTTCATCGGCTTTGGCGGCAACGTGGCCTGGGGGACGCTATTGGTGAGCAGCCGTGAATTCGTCATCGGTATCGGCGGCAACCCGTTTCTGTATTGGTGGACGTTTGTCCCCGTCTCGGTGGCGTTGATTCTGTTTGGGGTGGGCTGGAATTTGTTGGGGGATGGGTTGAACGATGCGTTGAATCCCTATGAACGTTAG
- a CDS encoding Txe/YoeB family addiction module toxin: MTAWRVVFTKQAQKDAKKLSAANLRPKAEASLAILREDPYRTPPPFEKLVGDLSGAYSRRINVQHRLVYQVLDEERVVKVIRMWTHYE, encoded by the coding sequence GTGACGGCCTGGCGCGTCGTCTTCACCAAACAGGCGCAAAAAGACGCCAAGAAACTGTCCGCAGCCAATCTGCGCCCCAAGGCCGAAGCGTCATTGGCGATTCTCCGCGAAGACCCTTACCGCACGCCCCCGCCATTTGAAAAGCTGGTTGGCGACCTGAGCGGGGCCTATTCGCGGCGCATCAACGTGCAGCATCGCCTGGTTTATCAGGTGCTGGATGAAGAGCGAGTGGTCAAGGTGATTCGTATGTGGACCCACTACGAATAA
- a CDS encoding type II toxin-antitoxin system Phd/YefM family antitoxin: MTTLTATEARANLYKLLDEIAATHEPVLITGKRANAVLISEDDWRAIEETIYLLGIPGMRESIIEGLATPPDECADGVEW, from the coding sequence ATGACCACCCTGACCGCCACCGAAGCCCGCGCCAACCTGTATAAGCTCCTCGATGAGATCGCGGCCACCCACGAACCGGTGCTGATAACCGGCAAGCGGGCCAATGCCGTCCTGATTTCGGAAGACGATTGGCGGGCCATCGAGGAGACGATTTATCTGCTCGGGATTCCGGGTATGCGCGAGTCGATCATCGAGGGTCTGGCGACGCCGCCGGACGAGTGCGCCGACGGGGTTGAGTGGTGA
- the tumE gene encoding toxin TumE, with protein MRLRHHLNLVFDILTSRQDLTVERLATEETIAHAEGIVEGRVRFWDGSMLEFVEVLVMRGLILTKIEYAYHYQDKDNRLIFRYDNAPHHPGISTFPHHKHSQQAVEAATPPHIGDVLREIDKFLYS; from the coding sequence ATGCGCTTACGCCACCATTTAAACCTGGTATTTGATATCCTCACCTCACGCCAGGATTTGACCGTTGAGCGTTTGGCGACAGAGGAAACAATTGCCCACGCGGAAGGAATCGTGGAAGGGCGGGTGCGCTTTTGGGATGGATCAATGCTGGAGTTTGTCGAGGTGCTGGTAATGAGGGGTTTGATCCTTACCAAGATCGAATACGCTTATCATTATCAAGACAAAGATAACCGGTTGATCTTTCGTTACGATAATGCTCCCCATCACCCAGGCATTTCAACTTTCCCACATCATAAACACTCCCAACAAGCGGTTGAAGCCGCTACCCCACCCCATATTGGCGACGTGCTGCGCGAAATCGACAAATTTCTATACTCATAA
- a CDS encoding C40 family peptidase encodes MNEQLQQALAEAQEPFADSRFNVCRLEIAEEGGRVHLRGTVLDEATRTAVLAHLRQHLPGITLAGDDVQVLRQSQPRLMAVTTNLTGLQREPSWLGEQQSQLLNGTVVEILEPGERWSFGRLEDGYLGYVYTGYLGAAGGAAEPTHVVSAPVARLQAAPDIGAPLVGRVLGGTRVAAVGRGEWAEVNLAGGLCGYTAAADLRPLPITAAAVARRAQLIADALPYIGVPYLWGGVSAHGIDCSGFAQLMHKLAGVAIPRDADMQYAAGQPVEPPYAAGDLLYFGGSGGHRDISHVGISLGPEYHPQGWRMIHSGRSRNGVYIDDVQMVDSLRESFQRARRFVL; translated from the coding sequence ATGAACGAACAACTACAGCAAGCGCTGGCCGAGGCGCAAGAACCGTTTGCCGATAGCCGTTTCAATGTGTGCCGCCTGGAGATCGCCGAAGAGGGCGGCCGGGTTCATCTGCGGGGGACGGTGCTCGACGAGGCCACCCGGACCGCCGTGCTGGCCCATTTGCGGCAACACCTGCCCGGCATCACGCTGGCGGGCGACGACGTTCAGGTGTTGCGCCAATCGCAGCCGCGCCTGATGGCCGTGACCACCAACCTGACCGGGCTGCAACGCGAGCCGTCGTGGCTGGGCGAGCAGCAAAGCCAACTGCTCAACGGCACAGTGGTCGAAATCCTGGAGCCGGGCGAGCGCTGGTCGTTCGGCCGGCTGGAGGATGGCTATCTGGGCTACGTCTATACCGGCTATCTGGGCGCGGCGGGCGGCGCGGCCGAGCCGACCCACGTGGTCAGCGCGCCGGTGGCCCGGCTGCAGGCCGCGCCGGACATTGGCGCGCCGCTCGTCGGGCGCGTCCTGGGCGGCACGCGCGTGGCCGCCGTGGGGCGCGGCGAATGGGCCGAGGTGAATCTGGCCGGCGGGCTGTGCGGCTACACGGCGGCGGCCGATCTGCGCCCGCTGCCCATCACCGCCGCGGCCGTGGCGCGCCGGGCGCAACTCATCGCCGACGCCCTGCCCTATATCGGCGTGCCCTATCTGTGGGGCGGCGTGTCGGCCCACGGCATCGACTGCTCCGGCTTCGCCCAGCTCATGCACAAGCTGGCCGGGGTCGCCATTCCGCGCGACGCCGACATGCAGTACGCCGCCGGGCAGCCGGTGGAGCCGCCCTACGCCGCCGGCGACCTGCTCTACTTCGGCGGGTCGGGCGGCCATCGGGACATCAGCCACGTCGGGATCAGCCTTGGCCCGGAATATCATCCCCAGGGCTGGCGGATGATCCACTCCGGCCGTTCGCGCAATGGGGTGTATATTGATGACGTGCAGATGGTCGATTCGTTGCGGGAAAGTTTTCAGAGGGCGCGACGGTTTGTTTTATAG
- a CDS encoding dipeptide epimerase, with the protein MTRLTWEQITLQLRNPFRISHGTSETRTAHWLRLAGDEGWGEGTIPPYYGITTEAMAAWWDAAAHRADPLPDDPAGIPAYVGSDGPAPARAALDLALHDRLGRLSGQPLHALLGLPAPRPLPTSFTLGIDEPEAMGASAAALAGCSVIKLKLGGADGRDLARVAAVRAARPDVTLYVDANAGWSADEAIGEIDRLLAYGVALVEQPVAKDDYEGMGRVQAHCAVPVVADESVQTMADVERLAAAGVGGINLKLMKVGGLGPGLAILRRARQLGMGIMLGCMVETSIGATAMAHLMGLADWLDLDAPWLIANDPFDGLTYDEAGRVHVPERPGIGATHRSPSGL; encoded by the coding sequence ATGACCCGACTGACCTGGGAACAAATCACGCTGCAACTGCGCAACCCCTTCCGCATCAGCCACGGCACGAGCGAGACGCGCACGGCGCATTGGCTGCGGCTGGCCGGGGATGAGGGCTGGGGCGAGGGGACGATCCCGCCCTATTATGGCATCACGACCGAAGCGATGGCCGCCTGGTGGGATGCCGCCGCCCACCGCGCCGACCCCTTGCCCGACGACCCGGCCGGCATCCCGGCCTACGTGGGCAGCGACGGCCCGGCCCCGGCCCGCGCCGCGCTCGATCTGGCACTGCACGACCGGCTGGGGCGGCTCAGCGGCCAACCGCTCCACGCCTTGCTGGGCCTGCCCGCGCCCCGGCCGCTGCCCACGTCGTTCACGCTGGGCATCGACGAGCCGGAGGCCATGGGCGCCAGCGCGGCGGCATTGGCCGGCTGTTCGGTCATCAAGCTCAAGCTGGGCGGGGCCGACGGCCGCGACCTGGCCCGCGTGGCCGCCGTGCGCGCCGCTCGCCCCGACGTGACCCTCTACGTGGACGCCAACGCCGGCTGGTCGGCCGACGAGGCCATCGGCGAGATCGACCGGCTGCTGGCCTATGGCGTGGCCCTGGTCGAGCAGCCGGTCGCCAAAGACGACTACGAGGGCATGGGGCGGGTGCAGGCCCATTGCGCCGTGCCCGTCGTGGCCGACGAGTCGGTGCAGACGATGGCCGACGTGGAGCGCCTGGCCGCGGCCGGCGTGGGCGGCATCAACCTGAAGCTGATGAAGGTCGGCGGGCTGGGGCCGGGGCTGGCCATACTGCGCCGGGCGCGGCAACTGGGAATGGGCATCATGCTCGGCTGCATGGTCGAAACGTCCATCGGGGCGACGGCGATGGCCCACTTGATGGGGCTGGCCGACTGGCTCGACCTGGACGCGCCGTGGCTCATCGCCAATGACCCGTTCGACGGGCTGACCTACGACGAGGCCGGACGGGTGCATGTGCCGGAGCGGCCGGGCATTGGGGCAACCCACCGCTCGCCGTCAGGCTTGTAG
- a CDS encoding M20 family metallopeptidase, whose translation MNHSQRIQEYFAQQRPEMVALLADLVAAESPSDAPETQAGPIGILYEQFDRLGYHVRHTPGTRTGGYLIARHPAAGERPTQLLVGHCDTVWPVGTLAEMPLVVEGDVLRGPGSYDMKSGLVQGIFALMALRDLALEPPLAPVFLVNTDEEIGSIESRPIIEEMARQAARALVLEPGAGPMGALKTQRKGLGDFEIVVHGRAAHAGNEPEKGVSAILGMMELVQTLHALNDYPRGVSVNVGVISGGLRSNVVPPECRVMVDVRATTMADAARLEQTIRALNPPPGTKLDIHGGFERGPLERTPRNVALWELARATGAEMGLELTETAVGGGSDGNLTSAHTATLDGLGPVGDGAHAHHEHVLISKMIERGALLAALLLKP comes from the coding sequence ATGAACCATAGCCAACGCATCCAGGAATACTTCGCCCAACAGCGGCCCGAGATGGTCGCCCTGCTGGCCGATCTGGTCGCCGCCGAGTCGCCCTCGGACGCGCCGGAGACGCAGGCCGGGCCGATCGGCATCCTCTACGAGCAGTTCGACCGCCTCGGCTACCACGTGCGCCACACACCGGGCACGCGCACCGGGGGCTATCTCATCGCCCGCCACCCGGCGGCCGGGGAGCGCCCGACGCAACTGCTGGTGGGCCATTGCGACACCGTCTGGCCGGTGGGCACGCTGGCCGAAATGCCGCTGGTGGTCGAAGGGGACGTGCTGCGCGGGCCGGGCAGCTACGACATGAAAAGCGGGCTGGTGCAAGGCATCTTTGCCCTCATGGCCCTGCGCGATCTGGCGTTGGAACCGCCGCTGGCCCCCGTTTTCCTGGTCAACACCGACGAGGAGATCGGCAGCATCGAGTCGCGGCCGATCATCGAGGAAATGGCCCGCCAGGCGGCGCGGGCGCTGGTGCTGGAGCCGGGGGCCGGGCCGATGGGGGCGCTGAAGACACAGCGCAAGGGCCTGGGCGATTTCGAGATCGTCGTCCACGGCCGCGCCGCCCACGCCGGCAACGAGCCGGAGAAGGGCGTCAGCGCCATCCTGGGCATGATGGAACTCGTCCAGACGCTCCACGCCCTCAACGACTACCCGCGCGGCGTCAGCGTCAACGTCGGCGTCATCAGTGGCGGCTTGCGCTCCAACGTCGTGCCGCCGGAGTGCCGCGTGATGGTCGACGTGCGGGCCACGACGATGGCCGACGCCGCCCGGCTGGAGCAGACCATCCGCGCCCTGAACCCGCCGCCGGGCACGAAGCTCGATATTCACGGCGGCTTCGAGCGCGGGCCGCTGGAGCGCACGCCGCGCAACGTCGCCCTGTGGGAACTGGCGCGGGCCACCGGGGCGGAGATGGGGCTGGAACTGACCGAGACGGCCGTCGGCGGCGGCTCCGACGGCAATCTGACCAGCGCCCACACGGCCACACTCGACGGCCTCGGCCCGGTGGGCGACGGGGCTCATGCCCACCACGAGCACGTGCTCATCTCTAAAATGATTGAACGTGGCGCGCTGCTGGCCGCGTTGCTGTTGAAACCTTAA
- a CDS encoding type II toxin-antitoxin system RelE/ParE family toxin, producing MIVSFASRETELIFHGRVSRKLPHDIQRTARRKLLYLHDAEDLRDLLAPPGNKLEKLKGDREGQYSIRINDQWRICFRWTSGRALDVEIVDYHS from the coding sequence GTGATAGTGTCATTTGCGTCACGGGAAACGGAACTTATCTTTCATGGTCGGGTTTCGAGAAAGTTGCCGCATGACATCCAGCGAACAGCACGACGAAAATTACTTTACTTGCACGATGCCGAAGACCTGCGCGATTTACTGGCCCCACCAGGCAATAAGCTTGAAAAGTTAAAAGGTGACCGAGAGGGTCAATATAGTATCCGCATTAATGATCAGTGGCGCATCTGTTTTCGTTGGACAAGCGGTCGCGCGCTAGACGTCGAGATAGTTGACTACCACTCATAA
- a CDS encoding HigA family addiction module antitoxin: MTEETLPPIHPGEVLLEDFMKPLGLSQYRVAQDIGVPALRISQIVHGKRAVTADSAMRLARYFGTSPDVWLRLQARYDLEVAEREYGERINREVKVLANAV, encoded by the coding sequence ATGACAGAAGAAACACTCCCACCCATCCATCCCGGCGAGGTGCTGCTGGAAGACTTCATGAAGCCGCTAGGCCTCAGCCAATATCGCGTGGCCCAGGATATCGGCGTGCCCGCGCTGCGCATCAGCCAGATCGTCCACGGCAAACGCGCCGTCACGGCCGATTCGGCCATGCGCCTGGCCCGCTACTTCGGCACCAGCCCGGACGTTTGGCTGCGCTTGCAGGCGCGCTACGACTTGGAAGTAGCTGAGCGCGAATATGGGGAACGGATCAATCGTGAGGTGAAGGTTCTGGCGAACGCCGTTTAG
- a CDS encoding DUF5615 family PIN-like protein, with the protein MRFKIDENLPVEVRDTLHRAGFDATTVGDENLSDSPDPNLAAVCREEGLTILTLDLDFADIRAYPPDEYDGIIVLRTQRQDKYTVLAIVERLITPLRSETVNKRLWIVDERRIRIRE; encoded by the coding sequence ATGCGCTTCAAAATAGATGAGAATCTTCCCGTCGAAGTCCGTGATACTCTTCATCGGGCCGGGTTTGACGCGACTACCGTTGGTGATGAGAACTTATCCGATTCTCCAGACCCCAATCTTGCCGCCGTTTGCCGAGAGGAGGGGCTAACAATTCTCACGCTAGACCTCGACTTTGCTGACATCCGCGCCTATCCACCAGACGAATACGACGGAATTATCGTCCTCCGCACTCAACGCCAAGATAAATACACGGTGTTGGCTATCGTCGAACGTTTGATTACACCCCTACGTAGCGAAACGGTCAACAAGCGATTGTGGATCGTCGACGAACGACGTATTCGAATTCGTGAATAG
- a CDS encoding DUF433 domain-containing protein translates to MDWQEYITVDPLVCHGKACIKGTRVMVSVVLDNLAAGLLVDEILTSYPALTREAIQAAFAYAAELARERIVLMPA, encoded by the coding sequence ATGGACTGGCAAGAGTACATCACGGTTGATCCTCTTGTGTGTCATGGCAAGGCTTGCATAAAAGGCACACGGGTTATGGTATCCGTCGTTCTCGATAACTTGGCGGCAGGGTTACTGGTGGATGAAATTCTCACCAGTTATCCCGCCTTGACGCGGGAAGCGATACAGGCCGCCTTCGCCTATGCGGCCGAATTAGCTCGCGAACGTATCGTCCTCATGCCCGCGTAA
- a CDS encoding YhfC family glutamic-type intramembrane protease translates to MSLLYAVTVGLMILVPVLLAIGLRRRFRAPWLLWTAGALAFFLSQVYHLPLNNWLGDLGLIGPIAPDAPDLLRTAIVLGLSAGLCEGLMRVAAFWLLDRRGLVERWSGAVMVGLGHGGLEAMILGAITAMSIAALFGLRGTDLTTLELTAAQLAALEKQVAALSTPSAAAILPFIERLLAMILHVAASLLVWLAFRRRNPLYVVAAVLYHALLDGVVVYAAQFIADPWLIEGLVFLLALPGLLLIGWTYRRYGAAEERHAPPAWRAEWGVYLALLRKELLELWQTRKALVVAVVFLLFGLTSPLMARFVSEIVKSVPGAEQFAGLIPEPKAADAVAQYIENITQFGFIMTLLLSMGLLAREKERGTAAMILSKPVPRWAYVLSKFDALALVYLPALLLAGLGAGYYTNLLFEPGLAIGAFLIGNVLLWLWLLTMAAAVLLGSALGRTALVAAGLGLLFSVILLVGGAFPQAAALLPGGLVSWAAQLGVEEPVPVNGWGALAGSIVVILFCLLTAVGVVERQEV, encoded by the coding sequence ATGAGCCTGCTCTATGCCGTCACCGTCGGCCTGATGATCCTCGTCCCGGTGTTGCTGGCGATTGGCCTGCGCCGCCGCTTTCGCGCGCCGTGGCTGTTGTGGACGGCCGGCGCGCTGGCCTTCTTCCTGTCGCAAGTCTACCACCTGCCGCTCAACAATTGGCTGGGCGATCTGGGTCTCATCGGCCCCATCGCGCCCGACGCGCCGGATCTGCTGCGCACGGCCATCGTGCTGGGCCTGTCGGCCGGGCTGTGCGAGGGGCTGATGCGCGTGGCCGCTTTCTGGCTGCTCGACCGGCGCGGCCTGGTCGAGCGCTGGTCAGGCGCGGTCATGGTCGGCCTGGGGCATGGCGGCCTGGAGGCGATGATCCTCGGCGCGATCACGGCCATGTCCATCGCCGCCCTCTTCGGTCTGCGCGGCACGGACTTGACGACGCTGGAGCTAACGGCGGCGCAACTGGCGGCGCTGGAGAAACAAGTGGCGGCGCTCAGCACCCCATCGGCGGCGGCCATCCTGCCGTTCATCGAGCGGCTGCTGGCGATGATTCTGCACGTGGCCGCCTCGCTGCTGGTGTGGCTGGCCTTCCGGCGGCGCAACCCGCTCTACGTCGTCGCCGCCGTCCTGTACCACGCGCTGCTCGACGGGGTCGTGGTCTACGCCGCCCAGTTCATCGCCGATCCGTGGCTCATCGAAGGGTTGGTGTTCCTGCTGGCCTTGCCGGGCCTGCTGCTCATCGGCTGGACCTACCGGCGCTACGGCGCGGCCGAGGAACGCCACGCACCGCCGGCCTGGCGGGCGGAGTGGGGCGTCTACCTGGCCCTGCTGCGCAAGGAACTGTTGGAGCTATGGCAGACGCGCAAGGCGCTGGTGGTGGCCGTCGTCTTCCTGCTCTTCGGCCTCACGTCGCCGCTCATGGCCCGCTTTGTGAGCGAGATCGTCAAGAGCGTGCCCGGCGCGGAGCAATTCGCCGGCCTCATCCCCGAACCGAAAGCGGCCGACGCCGTGGCCCAATACATCGAGAACATCACCCAATTCGGCTTCATTATGACCCTGCTGCTGAGCATGGGACTGCTGGCGCGGGAGAAGGAGCGCGGCACGGCGGCCATGATCCTGAGCAAGCCGGTGCCGCGCTGGGCCTACGTGCTGAGCAAGTTCGACGCCCTGGCGCTGGTCTATCTGCCGGCGCTGTTGCTGGCCGGGTTGGGGGCGGGCTATTACACCAATTTGCTCTTCGAGCCGGGGCTGGCAATTGGCGCGTTTTTGATCGGCAACGTGCTGCTGTGGCTGTGGCTGCTGACGATGGCCGCGGCGGTCTTGCTGGGCAGCGCCCTCGGCCGCACGGCGCTCGTGGCCGCCGGGCTGGGGCTGCTGTTCAGCGTGATCCTGCTTGTCGGCGGGGCCTTTCCGCAGGCGGCGGCGCTGTTGCCGGGCGGGCTGGTGTCGTGGGCGGCGCAACTGGGCGTGGAGGAACCGGTTCCGGTCAATGGTTGGGGGGCGCTGGCCGGGTCGATTGTGGTGATTCTGTTTTGTTTGTTGACGGCGGTGGGGGTCGTGGAACGACAAGAGGTCTAG
- a CDS encoding ABC transporter ATP-binding protein, which yields MPAAPDAIRTAGLSRRYGDVQAVDKLDLVVPAGSIFGFLGRNGAGKTTTIRLITGLARPDSGRAWVNGLETTGGDEQGRGQFGYLPQEPAFYGWMTAAGFLDHVGRLFHIPAGERRQRVTELLQLVDLAGASNRRVGGFSGGMKQRLGLAQALIHRPSVLILDEPMAGLDPAGRRDALDLLEALREHVTIFFSTHILADVERVCDTVGILHEGRLVEVAGREELLGRYASDVAELVVAAEAVALLPPFVAALAAQPWASNVTTEANSVRVTAADPAAAQAALLPLVVGHNLPLLRYEWVRPNLEEIFLSLSQEPEV from the coding sequence ATGCCCGCCGCGCCCGACGCCATCCGCACCGCCGGCCTCAGCCGCCGCTATGGCGACGTGCAGGCCGTGGACAAGCTCGATCTGGTCGTGCCCGCCGGTTCCATCTTCGGCTTCCTGGGGCGCAACGGCGCGGGCAAGACGACGACCATCCGCCTCATCACCGGCCTGGCCCGGCCCGACAGTGGCCGCGCCTGGGTCAACGGCCTGGAGACGACCGGCGGCGACGAACAAGGGCGCGGCCAGTTCGGCTATCTGCCCCAGGAGCCGGCCTTCTACGGCTGGATGACCGCCGCCGGCTTCCTCGATCACGTCGGCCGCCTGTTCCACATCCCGGCCGGCGAACGCCGGCAACGGGTTACTGAGTTATTGCAACTGGTCGATCTGGCCGGCGCGTCCAACCGGCGGGTGGGCGGCTTCTCCGGCGGCATGAAGCAGCGCCTCGGCCTGGCCCAGGCCCTCATCCACCGGCCCAGCGTGCTCATCCTCGACGAGCCGATGGCCGGGCTGGACCCGGCCGGGCGGCGCGACGCGCTGGATCTGCTGGAGGCGTTGCGCGAACACGTCACCATCTTCTTCTCCACCCACATCCTGGCCGACGTGGAGCGCGTCTGCGATACGGTCGGCATCCTCCACGAGGGGCGGCTGGTCGAGGTGGCCGGCCGCGAGGAGTTGCTCGGCCGCTATGCGTCGGACGTGGCCGAACTGGTAGTGGCGGCCGAGGCTGTGGCCCTGCTGCCGCCGTTCGTGGCCGCCCTGGCCGCGCAACCGTGGGCGAGCAACGTGACGACCGAGGCGAATAGCGTGCGCGTCACCGCCGCCGATCCGGCCGCGGCCCAGGCGGCGCTGCTGCCCCTGGTCGTCGGGCACAATCTGCCGCTGCTGCGCTACGAATGGGTGCGGCCCAATCTGGAGGAGATCTTCCTCAGTCTCAGCCAGGAGCCGGAAGTATGA
- a CDS encoding PLDc N-terminal domain-containing protein, with protein MDAIRPYLPFLVPILILQVGLMLFALIDLIRRPAANGPRWLWAFIIIFVNIIGPIAYFLIGRREE; from the coding sequence ATGGACGCCATTCGCCCCTACCTCCCCTTTCTCGTCCCCATCCTTATCCTGCAAGTTGGGTTGATGCTCTTCGCCCTGATCGATCTGATACGCCGGCCGGCGGCCAACGGCCCGCGCTGGCTGTGGGCCTTCATCATCATCTTCGTCAACATCATCGGCCCCATCGCCTACTTCCTGATCGGCCGCCGCGAGGAGTAG